A window of Deltaproteobacteria bacterium genomic DNA:
CTGTAGTACCAACCACGTCACAGAACGTCATTCCCGCGGAAGCGGGAATCCAGGCGGGGTGACGCGGGGACCACGCCCATTTGCCCCTCCCCACCCCTGGATTTCCGCTTCCGCGGGAATGACGATTCGAAGGGTTCCTGCGTCACGGAATTGTCATTCGGCCTGTCGCACGGGCATGACGATTCCGCGCATCACTGCCGCTCCATCCAGCTCGACAGGGGCCGGCTCTCGACCCGGCCGTCGGCGTACATGCGGACGGTGGTGCGGCGCATGGCGGCGCACTGGAGGTAGACCGCCACGGGCAGCGTCGCCATGTGGCAGTAGGCCATCTCCAGGTGCACGTCGAAGGCCGAGGTGGCGCCGCCCATGCCCATGGGGCCCAGCTTGAGCCTCAGGACGTCGTCCATGAGCTGGTTTTCCAGTCGCGCCAGCTCGGGGTCGGGGTTGCGGTCCCCCACGGGGCGCAGGATCGCGGCCTCCTTGGCCATGCGCGTGCAGGTCTCGAAGGTGCCGCCGAGTCCCACGCCCACGAGGTTGGGCGAGCAGGTTGCGCCCAGGCGCACGAGGTTGATGGTGGACTCCACCACGAACTTGCGCACGCCCTTTTCGCCCGCCGTGGGCGGCAGCACCGTGAACTTGCTGCCCACCAGCTCGGGGCCGCCGCCCACGGCCACGTTGGTGATCTCCAGGTAGTCGGCGTCGGGCACCACGCGCACCTTGATGTCCGGGCAGCCGGGACCCTGGTTGGTATTGGGGTTGTGGCGCGTGATGGGGTGGACCGCGTTGGGCCGCAGCGGAATTTCCGATGTCACCCCGGCGCTCACCTCGCGAAGCGTCCGCTCCAGAGCCTGGTAGCCGCCTTCGATCTCGCCGATCATGTCCGTACCCAGGCCGACGTAGTAGGTCAGCAGGCCCGTGTCCGCGCAAAACGGCATGTTTCGTGCCGAGGCGGTGGCCACCGCGTCCAGGTTCGCCTTGAGGTGCGCCTTTCCGAACTCGCTGGTCTCCTTGTCGTGCTGCTCCTGCAGAAAAGACTTGAAATCCTCGGGCAGGTCGTACTGATTGCTCTTCCACAACGCGGTGACGGTGCGCGCGATGGCTTCCTGGCTCAGCATCGTTCGTCCCTTTCCGCCTGCATGCGACAGGCCACTTGCACCTACAACATGAGCTTTGAATAGGCAACAGCCCTGTCCCCCCAGTCCGCGGTCGTTCTTGACAATCCTCATGCCGTCTTGCATTGTGTGTGGCTTCAAGCATCAGTCAAGTCCATCAACACTGGAGGACCTACCATGGTACGGAGACTCGCTGCCGTATTGACTACAGGTATCGCGTTGGCGTTTACGTCGGGACCGGCGTGGAGCGTAGCGGATTTCTACAAGGGCAAGACCATCCGGTTCATCGTGGGGCACGCCCCCGGCGGCGGCTACGATACCTACACCCGGACCACCGCCCGCCACATCACCAAGCACTTTCCGGGAAAGCCCAA
This region includes:
- a CDS encoding fumarate hydratase; protein product: MLSQEAIARTVTALWKSNQYDLPEDFKSFLQEQHDKETSEFGKAHLKANLDAVATASARNMPFCADTGLLTYYVGLGTDMIGEIEGGYQALERTLREVSAGVTSEIPLRPNAVHPITRHNPNTNQGPGCPDIKVRVVPDADYLEITNVAVGGGPELVGSKFTVLPPTAGEKGVRKFVVESTINLVRLGATCSPNLVGVGLGGTFETCTRMAKEAAILRPVGDRNPDPELARLENQLMDDVLRLKLGPMGMGGATSAFDVHLEMAYCHMATLPVAVYLQCAAMRRTTVRMYADGRVESRPLSSWMERQ